A portion of the Lolium rigidum isolate FL_2022 chromosome 1, APGP_CSIRO_Lrig_0.1, whole genome shotgun sequence genome contains these proteins:
- the LOC124706995 gene encoding mechanosensitive ion channel protein 10-like has protein sequence MAASGVLARVLRPSEGLSLNGGTPPAGWLRWRQEFIDPSLRPLRRARAAAPPPMDPSNSNDVVLLMPPDQPQLQPQQQQPKATAEAPQTPPNPEKPPQTSSPHRPPLANPDKQPQASSPRRPPLPPASAALLRRSSIAKPKSRFVEPPTPPARPTSSQPSPAHPASIQTPRPASTPADADDDDDIFRKDSAPTNASAAKCRRRACLSLELAVLVVFLALLVVSLVARQLKGRFIWGLEIWKWCVMVTTVFSGHLVSRWLIAFIVFIIERNFLLRNKVLYFVFGLKRSVQACIWIGLVLLAWSLLFDRDHGRTPKTARLLNYVSRFLASVLIASIIWLIQTFIMKSIASTFHRKAFFDRIQESLFHQYVLQTLSGLPLMDMAENIGREPSGRMSLSRGKEEKGTPDVIDVAKLRTMNQDKISAWTMKGLVSAIRSSKLSTISQSIESFHDFDDTEQKDTEINSEWEAKVAAKAIFKNVASPGCKHIKEQDLLKFFSKEEVALMLPMFEGASETGNIKKSALKTWVVKAYLDRKSLAHSLNDTKTAVSQLHNLMRVLVIVIISIITLLLMGIATTKVLVVISSQLLVVVFIFGNACKTVFEAIIFVFIMHPFDVGDRCVIDGIQMTVEEMNILTTVLLKNDNEKVYYPNSVLSTKPISNFYRSPNMFDTVDFAIDVSTSVASIGALKSRIKGYLESKPTHWQPIHTVTLKNILDVNKINMSLFAQHTMNFQDIREKNIRRSELVMELKKIFEELSITYYLLPQKVELSYAGPNPLPISVSQGR, from the exons ATGGCGGCTAGCGGCGTCCTCGCTCGGGTCCTGAGGCCCAGTGAGGGCTTGAGCCTCAACGGTGGGACTCCTCCCGCCGGCTGGCTGCGGTGGCGCCAGGAG TTCATCGACCCGTCCCTGCGTCCACTCCGCCGcgcccgcgcggcggcgccgccgccgatggATCCGTCGAACTCCAACGACGTCGTCCTCCTCATGCCGCCCGACCAACCCCAACTACAacctcagcagcagcagccgaaGGCCACGGCGGAGGCGCCCCAAACCCCCCCAAACCCCGAGAAGCCGCCGCAGACCTCGAGCCCCCATCGCCCGCCTCTCGCGAACCCCGACAAGCAGCCCCAGGCCTCCAGTCCCAGGCGCCCGCCTCTACCCCCTGCCTCAGCCGCGCTCCTCCGCCGTTCCTCCATCGCCAAGCCCAAATCCCGCTTCGTCGAGCCGCCGACACCTCCTGCCCGCCCCACCTCTTCCCAACCCTCCCCCGCGCATCCAGCCTCCATCCAGACCCCTCGCCCCGCCTCGACCCCCGCAGacgccgatgacgatgatgacataTTCCGCAAGGACAGCGCCCCGACCAACGCGTCCGCGGCCAAGTGCCGCCGCAGGGCCTGCCTCTCGCTGGAGCTCGCCGTGCTCGTCGTCTTCCTCGCTCTGCTCGTCGTCAGCCTCGTGGCGCGCCAGCTCAAGGGCCGCTTCATCTGGGGGCTGGAGATCTGGAAGTGGTGCGTCATGGTCACCACCGTCTTCTCTGGCCACCTCGTCAGCCGTTGGCTCATCGccttcatcgtcttcatcatcgaGCGCAACTTCCTGCTCCGTAACAAGGTGCTCTACTTCGTCTTCGGCCTTAAAAGGAGCGTCCAGGCCTGTATTTGGATCGGGCTCGTGCTCCTCGCCTGGTCACTGCTCTTCGACCGCGACCACGGCCGCACGCCAAAGACGGCCAGGCTCCTCAACTACGTCTCCAGGTTCCTCGCCTCCGTGCTCATCGCGTCGATTATCTGGCTGATCCAGACGTTTATCATGAAGTCGATTGCGTCCACGTTCCACCGAAAGGCCTTCttcgatcggatccaggagagccTGTTCCaccagtatgttctgcagactcTGTCAGGCCTTCCATTGATGGATATGGCAGAGAACATTGGGCGGGAGCCAAGTGGGCGGATGAGCTTAAGCAGGGGCAAGGAGGAGAAAGGGACACCCGACGTGATCGATGTTGCGAAACTGAGGACCATGAACCAAGATAAGATCTCAGCTTGGACCATGAAAGGGCTCGTCTCGGCTATCCGAAGCTCTAAGCTTTCAACAATATCTCAGAGTATTGAGAGCTTTCACGACTTTGATGACACAGAGCAAAAGGATACGGAGATAAATAGTGAGTGGGAGGCAAAGGTAGCGGCAAAGGCCATTTTTAAAAATGTTGCAAGCCCTGGCTGCAA GCACATTAAGGAGCAAGatttgctgaaatttttcagcaaGGAGGAGGTGGCCTTGATGCTTCCAATGTTTGAAGGGGCATCAGAAACGGGGAACATAAAAAAGTCCGCTCTGAAAACATGGGTG GTTAAAGCATATCTCGACCGCAAATCACTAGCACATTCCCTGAACGACACAAAAACTGCAGTTAGCCAACTTCACAACCTCATGAGAGTTCTGGTTATTGTTATAATCAGCATTATCACTCTGCTGTTGATGGGCATTGCGACAACCAAGGTCCTTGTTGTCATTTCGTCCCAGCTTCTAGTTGTGGTATTCATATTTGGAAATGCCTGCAAGACTGTATTTGAGGCCATTATATTTGTATTTATTATGCATCCGTTTGATGTTGGTGACCGCTGTGTCATTGATGGAATTCAG ATGACTGTTGAAGAAATGAATATATTGACCACTGTTCTGTTGAAGAATGACAATGAGAAGGTTTATTATCCAAACTCTGTGCTGTCAACAAAGCCAATCAGCAATTTTTACCGAAGCCCTAACATGTTTGACACCGTCGACTTTGCTATTGACGTTTCAACTTCAGTCGCGAGCATTGGAGCTCTGAAATCCAGAATTAAAGG GTACTTAGAGAGCAAACCAACACACTGGCAGCCTATCCACACAGTAACCTTGAAGAACATCTTGGACGTGAACAAGATCAACATGTCCTTGTTTGCACAGCACACAATGAACTTCCAGGATATCCGGGAAAAGAATATCAGGAGATCTGAGCTTGTCATGGAGCTGAAGAAAATATTCGAGGAGCTGTCCATTACCTACTACCTTCTACCTCAAAAAGTCGAGCTTAGCTATGCTGGCCCAAACCCGTTGCCTATATCTGTTTCCCAGGGCAGATAG